The Kribbella amoyensis genomic sequence TGTAGTGACGAGTGCAGGGTTTCCCGTGCTTTCCGGCGGAACCGGGACGGGGGCCGACCCGCGACCCTAGAGTCGCGGGCAGCGTCACCGTCCCCCGTGACGCCTCACGCCCCGAGGAGAGCTCGTGTCCCTGACCTCCCGAACCCGCCGGCTCACCGCCGGCCTCGCCGTGGCAGCCCTCACCCTGACCACGGCCGGTGCCGCTTCCGCCGCGTACGCCATGCCGTACGCCCCGGCCGGATCCACCGTGACCGCGGCCGAGCCCGGTCCGCTGATGAACTACGTGGTGAACACCAAGGCCAGTCCAGGCCACGTCCGCAAGGCCGAGAACGCGGTCAAGGCCGCGGGCGGCACCGTGGTCGAGTCGTACGCCCGGATCGGCGTCGTCGTCGCCCAGTCCACCAACCCGGACTTCCGTACCGACGTCCGCGCGGGCCGCGACGGTCGCGAGGTCCAGTCCGTCGGCGCCACCCGGACCGCGGCCGTCTCGGAGGGTCCCGTCGGGTCCGCCGCGAAGGCCTCCGCCCAAGCTCCCACCAAGGGTCTTGCCGCCGGGGAGGCGACCATGGCCGCGGACCCGGACGAGGCCAAGCAGTGGGACATGGTCCAGATCAAGGCGGACCAGGCGCACAAGGTCACCGACGGTTCCCGGCAAGTCCTGGTCGGGATCAACGACAGCGGCGTGGACGACACCCACCCGGACCTGGCCCCGAACTTCGACGCGCGCAACTCGGTCAACTGCACCGGCAACGGCGTCCCGGACACCACCCCGGGCGGCTGGCGGCCGACCACGAGCGCGCACGGTACGCACGTCGCCGGTACGGTCGCCGCGGCCCGCAACGGGGTCGGCATCGTCGGCGTCGCGCCCGGGGTCCGGATCGCGTCGGTCAAGGTGGTGAACGACGACGGGTACATCTACCCGGAGTACGCGATCTGCGGGTTCGTGTGGGCCGCCGAGCACGGCATGGACGTGACGAACCACAGCTACTTCATCGACCCGTGGCAGTTCTGGTGCGACGACAACGCCGACCAGGGCGCCGTCCAGGAAGCGGTCCGCCGGGCCGTCGCGTACGCGACCGACCGGGGCGTCCTGTCCGTCGCGGCCGCGGGCAACTCGAACTACGACCTGTCCAACAAGACCACGGACTCGTCCAGCCCGAACGACAGCACCGCGGTGACCCGGCAGATCGACAACGACTGCCTGGACCTGCCGACCGAGCTGCCCGGGGTGATCACGGTCGCCAGCACCACGCAGGCGAAGGCGAAGAGCGGCTTCTCCAACTTCGGGCTGCACACCATCGACGTCGCGGCGCCGGGCAGCAGCATCCTGTCCACGCTCCCCGGCGGCGGCTACGGCACGATGAGCGGTACCTCGATGGCGTCCCCGCACGTCGCCGGGGTCGCCGCCCTGATGAAGTCGGTGCACCCGTGGTGGGGTCCGCGGGACCTGGAGCGAGGGCTGCGCAAGCAGGCTGACGACACCGCTTGCCCGGCCACGCCGGACCCGCGCTGCACCGGGACCACGGCCGACAACGCCTTCTACGGCGAGGGCATCGCCGACGCGCTGGACGCCGTCCGGCGCGGCTGGTGATCCACTGACCGGATGAGGGGGTCCTCCGCCCAGGACCCCCTCATTCTTTCTGTTCGGGTCGGCCGCTGCTCAGAGAGCAATCAACACGATGCCGGCGACGACGACCCCCGCGGCCGCCGCCCGGGCCGGTCCGAACCGCTCGCCGAAGAAGACCCGGCCGATCACCGCGCCGAAGATGATGCTGGTCTCCCGCAGCGCCGCGATCGATGCCAGCGCGCCCCGCGTCTGCGCCCACAGCACCAGCCCGTACGCCACCATCGAGACCACGCCGCCACCGAGCCCCGCGATCAGGGCGCCGCGCTCCTGGCGGAGGAAACCGGGCCCGCGCCACCACCAGGTCAGCAACGGCACACTGAATCCCTGGATCATGAACACCCACCCCATGTACTGCAGTACCGGCATCCGGTGCACCGCGAGCCCGTCGACCACCGTGTACGCCGCGATGGCGAGGCCGGTCCCGCACGCGGCGAGGAGAGCGGGCCGCTGACTCCGGGTCGGGCGGCCGCCGATGAAGACGAGCGCGATCAGCCCGGCCGAGATGAGCAGGATGCCGCCGAGTTCGACCGGGGCGACCTGCTGCCCCAGCACCAGGACCGCCACCACGGCCACGACCCACGGTGACGTCCCCCGGGCCAGCGGATAGACCTGGCTGAACTGGCCAAGCTGGTAGGACGCGAGCAGCCCCGCGTAGTACGTGAGGTGCAGCAGCACCGACGCGGCGATGAACGGCCAGGTCGATGCCGGTGGCAACCCGGTGACGACGGCGGCCACCGCACCCACGGTGCCGGAGGAGATCCCGAGCAGCGCGAACCCGGCCGCGCGGTCCGGTACCCCGTGGGCGATCGCGTTCCAGATCGAGTGCAGGACCGCAGCCCCGAGTACCGCCAGCAAGACGCCCACCAGGTCAGCCTCTCCCAGCTGTGGCGCTCACGACACACCGGGGGTGAAACATCCTGGCCCTCGGCACCGATAGAGCGATTGGGAGGAGGAGCAAGGACCGGTGACAGGAACAGACGTCGCGCGACGGCTCATCGCGCTGCTGAGGTTGGTGGAGCGCACCGCTGGTGACCACGGGGACGTGGCCACCGACGACGCCCTGCTCGACGCCTGGTTCGGGATCCGGTCCCCCTCCCAGCCGTCGCCCTGAGCAACAATCGCTTGAACCACCACAGCGCGAACGGCCGGCGCCGGGTGGGTACCCGGCGCCGGCGCCGGGTGGGTACCCGGTACCGGCCGTCCGCAGGCTGGATCAGAACATCGGCTGGATCAGAACATCAGCGCCCTGGACGGGTCCTCGAGCAGCCCGGCCACGTCGGCGAGGAAGACCGAACCCTTCTCGCCGTCGATCAGCCGGTGGTCGAACGACAACGCCAGCGTGGTCACCCAGCGCGGCACGATCTCGTCGTCGACGACCCAGGGCTGCTTGCGGATCGCGCCGACGGCGAGGATGGCGGCCTCCCCCGGGTTGATGATCGGCGTTCCCGCGTCGACGCCGAAGACGCCCACGTTGGTGATCGTGAACGACCCACCCGCCTGGTCGGCCGGCTGCGTCCTGCCGTCCCGCGCGGTGGCGACCAGGTCGTTGAGCGCGCGGCACAGGTCCGGCAGGGTGAGCTGGTCGGCGTTCTTGATGTTCGGCACGATCAGGCCGCGGGGGGTGGCCGCGGCGATGCCGAGGTTGACCGCGCCCTTGAGCACGATCTCCTGGTTCGCCTCGTCCCAGGCGGCGTTGACGATCGGGGTCCGCCGGGTCGCCAGCGTGACCGCCTTCGCGATCACCAGCAGCGGGGAGACCTTGAGGTCGCGGAACGCCTTGTCGGTCTTCAGTCGCTCGACCAGGTCCATCGTGGCGGTGACGTCGACGGTGATCCACTCGGTCACGTGCGGCGCGGTGAAGGCGCTGGCGACCATCGCCTGGGCCATCACCTTCTGCACTCCCTTGATCGGGATCCGGGTGTCGCCGCGGCCGCTCACCACCTGCACCGGCTCGGCGACCTCGGCCGGAGCCGCTTGTGCCCCTTGAGCCGGGACAGCGGCGACGTGGTTCTCGACGTCGGCCCGGGTGATGATCCCACCCGGCCCGGTCGCCGTCACCGCGCCGAGGTCCACCCCGAGATCCTTCGCCAACTTCCGCACCGGCGGCTTCGCCAACACCTGCACCCCGTTGCCCTCAGCAACAGGCGGTGCGGGCGCCGTCTCCACCACTGGTACGGGTGCGGCGACCGGAACCGGAGGTGCGCTGGCGACCGGAGCCGGGGTGCCCTTGCGGGGGCGGCGTTTGGCTTCGGTGGTGCGGGGGCCGTAGCCGACCAGGACTGCAGTGCGGCCGCCCGGGGCGGTGCCGCCGATCTTGCCGGCCTCGACCTCGTCGCCTTCGGGGACGGACGGGACCAGGTCCTCCTTCGGCGTCCCCTCCGTGACCGGCGGGGTCAGGTCGCCCGGCGCCGCGTCACCGGTGACGACCGCGATGATCGGCGTACCGACCGGGATCGTCTCGCCCTCGGGGACCAGCAACTCGGTGACCGTCCCGGCGAACGGGACCGGCAGCTCGACCAGCGACTTGGCGGTCTCGATCTCGACGATGGTGTCGTTCAACTTCACCGTGTCGCCGGGCTTGACCTTCCAGCTGACGATCTCGGCCTCGACCAGGCCCTCGCCCACATCGGGCAAGCGGAACTGCTGTACGCCCATCAGAACTCCATCACGCGGTCGACGCCGTCGAGTACCCGGTCCAGGTCGGGAAGGTACTCCTCCTCCATCCGCGACGGCGGATAGGGGGTGTCGAACCCGGCGACCCGCAACACCGGGGCCTCCAGGTGGTAGAAGCACTCCTCGGTCACCCGGGCCGCGATCTCCGAGCCGGGACCGAGCGAGTACGGCGCCTCGTGCACGACGACGGCGCGCCGGGTCTTCTTCACCGAGTCGAAGATCGTCGGCAGGTCCAGCGGGGAGATCGTCCGCAGGTCGACCACCTCGAGGTTGCGGCCGTCCTCCAGCGACGCCTCGGCCGCCTGCAGACAGGTCTTCACCATCGGGCCGTAGCAGAACAGCGTCGCGTCGGTGCCCTCGCGGACCACCTTGGCCTTGTGCAGCGGCAGCGCCGGCGGGACCGACTCGTCCAGCTCGGCCTTCTCGTGGTACCGGCGCTTCGGCTCGAAGAACACCACCGGGTCGTCCGAGGCGATCGCCTGCTGGATCATCCAGTACGCGTCCACCGGGTCCCCGCAGGCGACCACCTTGAGGCCGGCGACGTGCGCGAACAGCGTCTCCGGCGACTCCGAGTGGTGCTCGACCGCGCCGATGCCGCCGCCGAACGGGATCCGGATCACCACCGGCATCCGGAGCTTGCCCATCGACCGGTAGTGCATCTTGGCGACCTGGTTGATGATCTGGTCGTACGCCGGGAAGACGAACCCGTCGAACTGGATCTCGCAGACCGGCCGGTACCCGCGCAGCGCCAGGCCGACCGCGGTCCCGATGATGCCGGACTCGGCCAGCGGGGTGTCGATCACCCGGTCCTCGCCGAAGTCCTTCTGCAGGCCCTCGGTGACCCGGAAGACACCGCCGAGCTTGCCGATGTCCTCGCCCATCACGACGACCTTGGGGTCGTTCTCCATCGCGGCCCGCAGGCCGGCGTTGATGCCCTTGCCGAGGCTGATCTTCGTCATCAGTGGGCCTCGCCTTCGAACGAAGCGGCGTACGCGGCGAACTGTTCCTGCTGCTCGGCCAGCTGGGCCGTCTGCTCGACGTACACGTGGTCGAAGAAGTCGGTCAGCGACGGGTCGGGCAGCGACAGGCAGCCCTCGCGGAGCCTGGCCGCGATCGTGTCGGCCTCGGCGTCCACCTCGTCGAAGAAGTCGGTGCCCACCTCGGCGGTCCGGGTCAGGTACGCCCGGACCCGCTCGATCGGGTCCTTCAGCTTCCAGTGCTCCAGGTCCTCCGAGAGCCGGTACTTGGTCGGGTCGTCGGAAGTGGTGTGGGCGCCCATCCGGTAGGTGTACGCCTCGACCAGGGTGGGGCCGCTGCCTTCGCGGGCCCGCTTCATCGCCTGCTGGGTGACCGCGTACGTCGCGAGCACGTCGTTGCCGTCGACGCGGACGCCGGGGAAGCCGAAGCCGGCGGCGCGCTGGAACAGCGGGATCCGGGTCTGCCGGTCGATCGGCTCCGAGATGGCCCACTGGTTGTTCTGGCAGAAGAACACGATCGGCGCGTTGAAGACCGAGGCGTAGATGAAGGCCTCGTTCACGTCGCCCTGGCTGGACGCGCCGTCACCGAAGTACGCGATGGTGGCCTCACCCTGCTCGGCGTCGCCGATCGCGTGGTCGCGCTGCTGGCCCATCGCGTACCCGGTCGCGTGCAGCGTCTGCGCGCCGATCACGATCGTGTACAGGTGGAAGTTGTTGTCGCGCGGGTCCCAGGAGCCCTGGTCGACGCCGCGGAACAGGCCGAGCAGCTTCAGCGGGTCCACGCCCTGGCACCACGCGACGCCGTGCTCGCGGTAGGTCGGGAAGACCATGTCCTTGCTGTTCAGCGCGCGGCCGGAGCCGATCTGAGCGGCCTCCTGGCCGAGCAGCGAGGCCCAGATCCCGAGCTCACCCTGCCGCTGCAGCGCGGTCGCCTCGGTGTCGATCCGGCGGACCAGCGTCATGTCCCGGTAGAAACCCTTGATCGCCTCGTCGTCGAGGTCGAAGGAGTACTCCGGGTGCTCGCGGCGCTCACCCTCGGGGGTCAGCAGCTGGACGAACTCGACCTCCTCGGAGGTCTGCGGGGGACTGACCGGCGCCTCCACGGGCGCGAACACTTCCGGGGCAATCCCCGGCACCGACTCACTCATCAGGCACTCCTCGGGTTCGAGCGCGGGATCGCCGCGACCGCAACTTGCACGCAGCCCGGCCTGACCAGCCGGGTGAGGCTTCGCAGGCAGGACCCCGTGGATCCAGGGTTGATGCACTGTCCGGCAGTGAACCTCCTCACTGGTATCACTGCCCATCTTGCCGGACACCGTACCGACCGGATTGCTTCTCCGCTAACTGTCTGGACGCGGACTCGTACGCCGGTACCGAAAGGCGTTCAGGCCTGAGACACCAGTCCATCCACTGGTCGTATCGAGGGGTGTCCGGGAGCGCGAATCGCCCCGGTGTGACACCACCGGCGCGATCCGTGCGGCATGTGTCACAGCTCGGTACCGATTACGGCACCAGCTCGAGCCGGACCAGCTTGAAGTTGGTTCCCTCCCGGCCGCCGTCACCCGGCGTGTTCTCACCGTCATGCACAGCGAGCAGCCCGTGCGGGAACCGCGGCCCCAACGGCTGCGTGGTGACGGCCGCACCGTCACTGTGCTGGACGCCGTCGGTCGCCGGGCCGTCGACGACCTGGAAGCCGGCCCGGTACGTCAGTCCGCGCCCGTCGATCCGGTACACCGCGAAGGTCGAGTCGCCCTGGCCGGACGCGTAGAGGGTCCGGACACCGTCGCGGGTCGCGATCGTGAGACCTTCGGCATCCGCGCTGAGGTGCTTCCCGCCGTCCGGGACGACCGGGCCGGTCGGGACGCACTCCTCGCTCGCCTCGTCGTACGCCGCGGGCTGACCGAACTCGCGGACCTTCTCGACCAGGGCCGGCCGGCCACCGGCGAGCGGGATCCGCCAGATGCCGACGTCCTCCTGGGCCGCGTACAGGGTCCGGGTGTCCTGGTCGAACACCATGCCCTCGAACTGCGGCCGGTCACCCGGGTCCTCGCACGGCGACCAGGTGCTGCCGGAGCGGAGTTCGAAGCTCGCCGGGAAGTCCCAGTGCGTCACCGGCCGGTACGTCACCCTCGCTCCGTCGGCGACCAGGCGGTACAGGCCGATCCGGGTCTCGCTGCGCCGGCTGACGGCGACCAGCGGGCCGGCCGGATCGGCGATCACCGCCACGCCGTACGCGGTCCGCTGCTCCTGGACGTCGTCGGTGTCCTTGCTGAACACGAGCGGGGCGTCCGGGCTGGTGACGTCGGTGAGCACCTTGTTCCCCGCGTCGGCGCCGCGGCGGTCCACGGCGTACACACGGAGCTGGTCGAGTCCACGATCGGTGACGACGGCCAGATCGCGGACGCGGCCGCCGAGGCGTACGCCGGTGACGAGGTCGACGTTGTTGAACCGGCCCGCCTCCTGGTCCGGCTCCGGCGCCGGCGGGGTCGGGACGTGCTGAAGTTGACGACCGGCCAGGTCGACGGCGGTGAGGCCGCCGTTCTTGAGGGTGCCGAGCACGACACTGCGGTCCGGCCGGGTCGGGTGGACCCAGATCGCCGGGTCGTCGGCGTTCGCGTCACTGCCCGCCTCGTCGTCCCAGTTCGGCCCGGTCTCGGCGGCCGCGACCACCGGCGTCGGTCCCGGGTCGGCCCGCACCGCCATCGCCGGACCACTCACAGCAACCACGGCCAGACCGCCGGCCAGCAGAACCCGCGTGATGCCCATGCCTCACTCCTCGAGCTCGGTCCACCCCACCGGCGGACGCTGCCGGACACCCTCGCCCGGCGCCATGACCAACACCTGACCCGGACGTGAACTCGGCGCCCTCGACGCCTGGCGGCGAGCTGGCAGGAAACCGGCGCGGGGTGGCAGGAAGTGGCTTGCCCGGACGTCGAACCAGGTCTTACTGTCAGGATCGTCTCTGCATTACACCCATGACATGGAATTCGAGGGGTTGATCGATGGCCACCACGTCCGCGCCCGCGGTCCGGCCCGACCTGGCGGCGCACCAGCCGTCGGCGGCGATGATCTGGACGGCGCTCGCCGTCGTCTACGTGGTCTGGGGGTCGACGTACCTGGCGATCCGGATCGTCGTCGAGGCACAGATCCCGCCGATGCTCGGGATGGCGGCCCGGTTCCTGATCGCGGCGACGCTGCTGGCGACGTTCCTCGTGGTCCGGTCCGGCGGGCGCCGGCTCCGGGTGACCCGGAGCGAGTTGCTGGGCGCGGGGACGGTCGGGCTGCTGCTGCTTGCCCTTGGCAACGGTGCGGTCGCGGTCGCCGAACAGACGGTGCCGTCCGGTCTGGCCGCCCTGCTGGTCGCCGCGGTCCCGCTGTGGCTGATGCTGCTGCGCGTCGGCGGCGGTGAACGGCCGCGACTGCTGACCTGGGCCGGCGTGCTGATCGGGTTCGGCGGCGCGGCCCTGTTGTCCGTCTCCGGCGGCGACACCAGCGCGAAGCCGCTGTCGGTCGGGATCCTGGTGCTCGGCACCATCTGCTGGGCGATCGGGTCCCGGTTCTCGCCCCGGCTCGGCCTGCCGAAGGACCCGCTGGTGGCGACCGTCTACGAGATGGCGATCGGCGGCGCCGCGATGGTGCTGATCGGCGTCCTCCGCGGCGAGCCCGGCCGGCTCCACCTCGGCGCGGTGGACACGAAGGGCTGGTTCGCGCTCGCGTACCTGGTCGGCTTCGGCTCGCTGATCGCGTACTCCGCCTACACGTACCTGCTGGCGAACGCGCCGATCTCGCTGATCGGCACCTACGCGTACGTGAATCCGGCGGTCGCCGTCTTCCTCGGCTGGCTGATCCTGGACGAGCACGTCACCGCGAAGATCCTGCTCGGCGGCGCGGTCGTCGTCCTCGGCGTCGCGCTGGTCGTCAGCGCGGAACGCCGGCCTCGCGCGGCCGCGGTCCCGGCTGACCCGGCCCCACCGGATCCCGCCGTCCCCCCGGCGCCACCTGCTGCCGACCGCTGATCCGGTCCGGCCGAGCATCCTCCGACGCCGGTGACCACCGGGCGGGCAGGTGAACAACCACGAGGCCGGGCCCTGCGGTGCGCCGGCCTCCGGGGAACGCGAAACGGCATCGGGAAGGAGTGAGGCGTACTTCCCGATGCCGCTTCAATGGTGCTACCGAGTCAATCGCCCCACCGAGGCGACATCTCCGGGTCCTGCATCACTGACCAAGGGAGGAGGTCAGCGAGCATCGAACCGACCTGAAGGTCAGTTGTTCTCGGACTCCAGCTCGCAGGTCTCCAGCGAGTTGACCGCGTTGGCGTTCTGGTCCAGACCCAGCAGGCCGGTCAGGTTGCTGATCGGCACCTGGCCACCGACACCGTTCACCGGGATGGTGTTGTGGCAGGCCTGGAACGGGCCGACCGAGTTGCCGGAGACGGAGACGAGGCCGTCCTCGCCGATCCGGTGCCACTTGGCGCCGTTGTTCTCCGAGTCGGTCTCGCAGGTCTTGACCGCGGTGGCCTCGTTGCCGTTCTGGTCGATCCCGACGATCGCGGTGATGTCGTTGATCGGCACCTGGCCGCCGACGCCGTTGACCGGAACGAAGTTGTGGCAGGCCTGGAACGGGCCGATGGCGTTGTCGTCAACGGCAACGAGCGAGCCGTTGTCGCGGACCCAGTACCAGTCCTTGCCACCCATGTTGTAGGCCTTGCTGGCCACGGACGCCGCGTCGGCCAGGCCGGCCTGGGACGTGGTGTCGTCGATCATGTTCGCGCTGACGACGGTGGCCAGGCCCAGCGTCGCGACGGTCGCCACGGCCGCGGCAGCGGCGATCTTGCGAGTTACCTGCATTATGCGAGGTTTCCTTTCGGGTTTGACGGATTCGTCTTAGGGGCTAACGACAGGTGCGGTAGCGGGTTACAAAATTCGTCGGCGATTTTTTCTGGCCGGGATGATTCCCGCTCACGGCCGAGGTGACGCCCACCGAGTTCGCTGACTCGGCAGCAACATGCCTCTGACCAGGCAACTTCTCGGTGGCTGAGACCGCAGGAAGGCCAGCCGCCCGCGCGGGAAAGTGTTTTCAGGCAAGCCGTAACTCGTCCGCGACTTCCTCGTTGTCTGATCGCAGGAGACGGATGGTCCGATGATTCGGTGATATTTCGGTGGGCTCGGTGGCCGCCGAATCGGTAATATGAAGATGAGTCGGAATGTCATTGCAACACAACCGGGATATTCGCGCCGTGTTTTTTCGGGGCACGGCGCGTGACCGGTCACTCAAGACCCGCTGCCGCGCGCATCGGCAGCGGTGGGAGACCCGGGCACCCCATGGGAGCCCGGGTCTTTCCTTTGCCCGGACCGGGTGATTGCCCGGACCGGTGGCCGCGCGGACCGGTGGCCGCGCGGACCGGCGGCCGCGCGAACCGGCGGTCAGAAGTCGCGCAGGTCGATCGTGCTGCCGGAGTCCAGGTCGCGGTCCAGCAGGGACCACAGCCCGCGGGCGGCCTGGCCGGGACTGACCAGGCGGCCGGACCGGTCGAGGTCGCGGAATCGCTCGACGGCCGGAAAGGCGCGCTCGTCGACCTTGCGGATCTCGGCCTGCATGGCGGTGTCCACGACGCCGGGCGCCACCGAGAGCACCCGGCAGCCGTTCGGCTCGGCACCGACGGTGCGCACCCACTGCTCCACGGCCGCCT encodes the following:
- a CDS encoding S8 family serine peptidase, producing the protein MSLTSRTRRLTAGLAVAALTLTTAGAASAAYAMPYAPAGSTVTAAEPGPLMNYVVNTKASPGHVRKAENAVKAAGGTVVESYARIGVVVAQSTNPDFRTDVRAGRDGREVQSVGATRTAAVSEGPVGSAAKASAQAPTKGLAAGEATMAADPDEAKQWDMVQIKADQAHKVTDGSRQVLVGINDSGVDDTHPDLAPNFDARNSVNCTGNGVPDTTPGGWRPTTSAHGTHVAGTVAAARNGVGIVGVAPGVRIASVKVVNDDGYIYPEYAICGFVWAAEHGMDVTNHSYFIDPWQFWCDDNADQGAVQEAVRRAVAYATDRGVLSVAAAGNSNYDLSNKTTDSSSPNDSTAVTRQIDNDCLDLPTELPGVITVASTTQAKAKSGFSNFGLHTIDVAAPGSSILSTLPGGGYGTMSGTSMASPHVAGVAALMKSVHPWWGPRDLERGLRKQADDTACPATPDPRCTGTTADNAFYGEGIADALDAVRRGW
- a CDS encoding EamA family transporter, which translates into the protein MGVLLAVLGAAVLHSIWNAIAHGVPDRAAGFALLGISSGTVGAVAAVVTGLPPASTWPFIAASVLLHLTYYAGLLASYQLGQFSQVYPLARGTSPWVVAVVAVLVLGQQVAPVELGGILLISAGLIALVFIGGRPTRSQRPALLAACGTGLAIAAYTVVDGLAVHRMPVLQYMGWVFMIQGFSVPLLTWWWRGPGFLRQERGALIAGLGGGVVSMVAYGLVLWAQTRGALASIAALRETSIIFGAVIGRVFFGERFGPARAAAAGVVVAGIVLIAL
- a CDS encoding dihydrolipoamide acetyltransferase family protein produces the protein MGVQQFRLPDVGEGLVEAEIVSWKVKPGDTVKLNDTIVEIETAKSLVELPVPFAGTVTELLVPEGETIPVGTPIIAVVTGDAAPGDLTPPVTEGTPKEDLVPSVPEGDEVEAGKIGGTAPGGRTAVLVGYGPRTTEAKRRPRKGTPAPVASAPPVPVAAPVPVVETAPAPPVAEGNGVQVLAKPPVRKLAKDLGVDLGAVTATGPGGIITRADVENHVAAVPAQGAQAAPAEVAEPVQVVSGRGDTRIPIKGVQKVMAQAMVASAFTAPHVTEWITVDVTATMDLVERLKTDKAFRDLKVSPLLVIAKAVTLATRRTPIVNAAWDEANQEIVLKGAVNLGIAAATPRGLIVPNIKNADQLTLPDLCRALNDLVATARDGRTQPADQAGGSFTITNVGVFGVDAGTPIINPGEAAILAVGAIRKQPWVVDDEIVPRWVTTLALSFDHRLIDGEKGSVFLADVAGLLEDPSRALMF
- a CDS encoding alpha-ketoacid dehydrogenase subunit beta, which produces MTKISLGKGINAGLRAAMENDPKVVVMGEDIGKLGGVFRVTEGLQKDFGEDRVIDTPLAESGIIGTAVGLALRGYRPVCEIQFDGFVFPAYDQIINQVAKMHYRSMGKLRMPVVIRIPFGGGIGAVEHHSESPETLFAHVAGLKVVACGDPVDAYWMIQQAIASDDPVVFFEPKRRYHEKAELDESVPPALPLHKAKVVREGTDATLFCYGPMVKTCLQAAEASLEDGRNLEVVDLRTISPLDLPTIFDSVKKTRRAVVVHEAPYSLGPGSEIAARVTEECFYHLEAPVLRVAGFDTPYPPSRMEEEYLPDLDRVLDGVDRVMEF
- the pdhA gene encoding pyruvate dehydrogenase (acetyl-transferring) E1 component subunit alpha is translated as MSESVPGIAPEVFAPVEAPVSPPQTSEEVEFVQLLTPEGERREHPEYSFDLDDEAIKGFYRDMTLVRRIDTEATALQRQGELGIWASLLGQEAAQIGSGRALNSKDMVFPTYREHGVAWCQGVDPLKLLGLFRGVDQGSWDPRDNNFHLYTIVIGAQTLHATGYAMGQQRDHAIGDAEQGEATIAYFGDGASSQGDVNEAFIYASVFNAPIVFFCQNNQWAISEPIDRQTRIPLFQRAAGFGFPGVRVDGNDVLATYAVTQQAMKRAREGSGPTLVEAYTYRMGAHTTSDDPTKYRLSEDLEHWKLKDPIERVRAYLTRTAEVGTDFFDEVDAEADTIAARLREGCLSLPDPSLTDFFDHVYVEQTAQLAEQQEQFAAYAASFEGEAH
- a CDS encoding phytase, with protein sequence MGITRVLLAGGLAVVAVSGPAMAVRADPGPTPVVAAAETGPNWDDEAGSDANADDPAIWVHPTRPDRSVVLGTLKNGGLTAVDLAGRQLQHVPTPPAPEPDQEAGRFNNVDLVTGVRLGGRVRDLAVVTDRGLDQLRVYAVDRRGADAGNKVLTDVTSPDAPLVFSKDTDDVQEQRTAYGVAVIADPAGPLVAVSRRSETRIGLYRLVADGARVTYRPVTHWDFPASFELRSGSTWSPCEDPGDRPQFEGMVFDQDTRTLYAAQEDVGIWRIPLAGGRPALVEKVREFGQPAAYDEASEECVPTGPVVPDGGKHLSADAEGLTIATRDGVRTLYASGQGDSTFAVYRIDGRGLTYRAGFQVVDGPATDGVQHSDGAAVTTQPLGPRFPHGLLAVHDGENTPGDGGREGTNFKLVRLELVP
- a CDS encoding EamA family transporter; this encodes MATTSAPAVRPDLAAHQPSAAMIWTALAVVYVVWGSTYLAIRIVVEAQIPPMLGMAARFLIAATLLATFLVVRSGGRRLRVTRSELLGAGTVGLLLLALGNGAVAVAEQTVPSGLAALLVAAVPLWLMLLRVGGGERPRLLTWAGVLIGFGGAALLSVSGGDTSAKPLSVGILVLGTICWAIGSRFSPRLGLPKDPLVATVYEMAIGGAAMVLIGVLRGEPGRLHLGAVDTKGWFALAYLVGFGSLIAYSAYTYLLANAPISLIGTYAYVNPAVAVFLGWLILDEHVTAKILLGGAVVVLGVALVVSAERRPRAAAVPADPAPPDPAVPPAPPAADR